Proteins encoded in a region of the Nocardia asteroides genome:
- the uvrA gene encoding excinuclease ABC subunit UvrA — protein sequence MAERLTVRGAREHNLKGVDLDLPRDSLIVFTGLSGSGKSSLAFDTIFAEGQRRYVESLSAYARQFLGQMDKPDVDFIEGLSPAVSIDQKSTNRNPRSTVGTITEVYDYLRLLYARAGTPHCPVCGELIAKQTPQQIVDQVLAMEEGIRFQVLAPVVRTRKGEFVDLFDQLNTQGYSRVRVDGVVYPLTDPPKLKKQEKHDVEVVVDRLAVKPNSKQRLTDSIETALRLADGIVVLDFVDRDEHAHDRERRFSERLACPNGHPLDIEDLEPRSFSFNSPYGACPDCTGLGIRKEVDPELVVPDPALSLNDGAIAPWSRGQTAEYFTRLLSGLADAIGFSMDTPWQDLPPKARKAVLEGSADQVHVSYTNRYGRKRSYYADFEGVMPFLQRRMENTESEQMKEHYDGYMRDIPCPVCNGARLRPEILAVTIAANGDKKSIADVSDLSIGECSAFLNSLTLGEREAAIAGQVLKEVQARLGFLLDVGLEYLTLSRAAATLSGGEAQRIRLATQIGSGLVGVLYVLDEPSIGLHQRDNRRLIETLTRLRNLGNTLIVVEHDEDTIRASDWVVDIGPFAGEHGGTVVHSGPYEELLTDPNSLTGAYLSGRERIEVPLVRRPVSKKRQLTVVGASEHNLKGVDVAFPLGVLTAVTGVSGSGKSTLVNDILATVLANRLNGARQVPGRHTRVNGLDHLDKLVQVDQSPIGRTPRSNPATYTGVFDKIRTLFAATTEAKVRGYQPGRFSFNVKGGRCEACSGDGTLKIEMNFLPDVYVPCEVCHGARYNRETLEVHYKGKTIAEVLDMSIEEAAEFFEPVTSIHRYLKTLVDVGLGYVRLGQSAPTLSGGEAQRVKLAAELQKRSTGRTVYILDEPTTGLHFEDIRKLLNVINGLVDKGNTVIVIEHNLDVVKTSDWVIDMGPEGGSGGGTVVAQGTPEEIAAVADSYTGQFLKEVLNPTPAPRNAEKKAPAKKAAAKATRRAVKKTAAVG from the coding sequence GTGGCGGAACGCCTCACTGTGCGCGGAGCTCGGGAGCACAACCTCAAAGGTGTCGATCTCGACCTGCCCCGCGACAGCCTCATCGTGTTCACCGGTCTGTCCGGCTCCGGCAAGTCGAGTCTGGCCTTCGACACGATCTTCGCGGAGGGGCAGCGGCGCTATGTCGAGTCGCTCTCGGCGTACGCGCGGCAGTTCCTCGGCCAGATGGACAAGCCCGACGTCGACTTCATCGAAGGTCTGTCGCCCGCGGTGTCCATCGACCAGAAGTCGACCAACCGCAATCCACGCTCGACCGTGGGCACCATCACCGAGGTCTACGACTACCTGCGGCTGCTGTACGCGCGGGCGGGCACGCCGCACTGCCCCGTGTGCGGCGAGCTGATCGCCAAGCAGACGCCGCAGCAGATCGTGGACCAGGTGCTGGCCATGGAGGAGGGCATCCGCTTCCAGGTGCTTGCCCCGGTCGTGCGCACCCGCAAGGGCGAGTTCGTCGACCTGTTCGACCAGCTGAACACGCAGGGTTACTCCCGCGTGCGGGTCGACGGCGTGGTGTATCCGCTCACCGATCCGCCGAAGCTGAAGAAGCAGGAGAAGCACGACGTCGAGGTCGTGGTCGACCGGCTGGCGGTGAAGCCGAATTCCAAGCAGCGCCTGACCGATTCGATCGAGACCGCGCTGCGGCTGGCCGACGGCATCGTGGTGCTCGACTTCGTGGATCGCGACGAGCACGCGCACGACCGGGAGCGCCGCTTCTCCGAGCGTCTCGCCTGCCCGAACGGCCATCCACTGGATATCGAGGACCTCGAGCCGCGTTCGTTCTCGTTCAACTCGCCCTACGGCGCCTGCCCGGACTGCACCGGCCTGGGCATCCGCAAGGAGGTCGACCCGGAACTGGTGGTGCCCGATCCGGCGCTGAGCCTGAACGACGGCGCCATCGCGCCGTGGTCGCGTGGCCAGACCGCCGAGTACTTCACCAGGCTGCTGTCCGGTCTCGCCGATGCGATCGGTTTCTCCATGGACACCCCGTGGCAGGATCTGCCGCCGAAGGCGCGCAAGGCGGTGCTGGAAGGCAGCGCCGACCAGGTGCACGTGTCCTACACCAACCGCTACGGGCGCAAGCGGTCGTACTACGCGGACTTCGAGGGCGTGATGCCGTTCCTGCAGCGGCGCATGGAGAACACCGAGTCCGAGCAGATGAAAGAGCACTACGACGGGTACATGCGCGACATACCGTGCCCGGTGTGCAACGGCGCTCGGCTGCGCCCGGAGATCCTCGCCGTCACCATCGCCGCGAACGGCGACAAGAAGTCCATCGCCGACGTCAGCGATCTGTCCATCGGCGAGTGCTCCGCGTTCCTCAATTCGCTGACCTTGGGCGAGCGCGAGGCCGCCATCGCCGGGCAGGTGCTCAAGGAGGTGCAGGCGCGGCTGGGCTTCCTGTTGGACGTCGGCCTCGAGTACCTGACGCTGTCCCGCGCGGCCGCCACGCTCTCCGGCGGCGAGGCGCAGCGGATCCGGCTCGCCACCCAGATCGGCTCCGGCCTGGTCGGCGTGCTCTACGTGCTCGACGAGCCGTCCATCGGCCTGCACCAGCGGGACAATCGCAGGCTCATCGAAACCCTCACCCGGCTACGCAATCTCGGCAACACGTTGATCGTGGTCGAGCACGACGAGGACACCATCCGTGCTTCGGACTGGGTGGTCGACATCGGCCCGTTCGCCGGCGAGCACGGCGGCACCGTGGTGCACAGCGGGCCCTACGAAGAACTGCTCACCGACCCCAACTCGCTCACCGGGGCGTATCTGTCGGGCCGGGAGCGGATCGAAGTGCCGCTGGTACGCCGTCCGGTCAGCAAGAAGCGGCAACTCACCGTCGTCGGGGCCAGCGAGCACAACCTCAAGGGCGTCGATGTGGCCTTCCCGCTCGGGGTGCTCACCGCCGTGACGGGCGTCTCCGGGTCGGGCAAGTCGACTCTGGTGAACGACATCCTCGCGACGGTGCTGGCGAACCGGCTCAACGGCGCGCGGCAGGTGCCCGGCAGGCACACCCGGGTCAACGGGCTCGACCACCTGGACAAGCTGGTGCAGGTGGACCAGTCGCCCATCGGCCGTACCCCGCGATCGAATCCGGCGACCTACACCGGCGTCTTCGACAAGATCCGCACGTTGTTCGCGGCCACCACCGAGGCCAAGGTGCGCGGGTACCAGCCGGGCCGGTTCTCGTTCAACGTCAAGGGCGGTCGCTGCGAAGCCTGCTCCGGTGACGGCACGCTGAAGATCGAGATGAACTTCCTGCCGGACGTCTACGTTCCGTGCGAGGTCTGCCACGGCGCCCGCTACAACCGGGAAACCCTCGAGGTGCACTACAAGGGCAAGACCATCGCCGAGGTGCTGGACATGTCCATCGAGGAGGCCGCCGAATTCTTCGAGCCGGTCACCTCGATCCACCGCTACCTCAAGACCTTGGTGGACGTCGGGCTCGGCTATGTGCGTCTCGGTCAGAGCGCTCCGACCCTCTCCGGTGGCGAGGCCCAGCGGGTGAAGCTCGCCGCCGAGCTGCAGAAGCGGTCCACCGGCCGCACCGTGTACATCCTCGACGAGCCGACCACCGGTCTGCACTTCGAGGACATCCGCAAGCTGCTCAACGTCATCAACGGCTTGGTGGACAAGGGCAACACCGTGATCGTCATCGAGCACAACCTGGACGTCGTCAAGACTTCCGACTGGGTCATCGACATGGGGCCCGAAGGCGGCTCCGGCGGCGGCACCGTGGTCGCGCAGGGCACCCCGGAGGAGATCGCGGCCGTCGCGGACAGTTACACCGGCCAGTTCCTGAAAGAGGTCCTGAATCCGACCCCCGCGCCGCGAAACGCCGAGAAGAAGGCTCCGGCGAAGAAGGCGGCGGCGAAGGCCACCAGGCGGGCGGTGAAGAAGACCGCGGCGGTCGGCTGA
- a CDS encoding sigma 54 modulation/S30EA ribosomal C-terminal domain-containing protein has protein sequence MVSPGLRYASDHWTTAAEPEVAVTTRGDVPAMDVTRAVRAIVRVLRRHHLDAPARVRMSAPPDAAEPMVVQVDVRNREVVTRVQVTGPRGFAVTFAAERLDRQLARLARGEARTWPDPGRPPLARAGEPRPIVRRKRCALSTCTPAEAVEVLDAMDYGAHLFTDAETGEDAVVHWAEPGVRLVRQGATHPPIRSPEVAMSAPPIVVDADPAACLDPADAAKDLCRKGLPFLFCTDPGNGRGGLLYRRHDGDLALVVPA, from the coding sequence ATGGTTTCACCGGGGCTGCGATACGCATCGGACCACTGGACGACGGCCGCGGAACCGGAAGTGGCGGTGACCACGCGCGGTGACGTGCCCGCCATGGACGTCACGCGGGCGGTGCGAGCGATCGTTCGCGTCCTGCGCAGACATCATCTCGACGCGCCCGCCCGGGTACGTATGAGCGCCCCGCCCGACGCGGCCGAGCCGATGGTGGTGCAGGTCGATGTCCGCAACCGGGAGGTCGTCACCCGGGTCCAGGTCACCGGGCCGCGCGGGTTCGCGGTGACCTTCGCCGCCGAGCGCCTCGACCGCCAGTTGGCCCGGCTGGCCAGGGGAGAAGCGCGGACCTGGCCCGATCCGGGCCGACCTCCACTTGCCCGGGCCGGCGAGCCGCGCCCGATCGTCCGCCGTAAGCGGTGTGCCTTGTCCACCTGCACGCCCGCCGAAGCGGTCGAGGTCCTGGACGCCATGGATTACGGCGCCCACCTGTTCACCGACGCCGAGACCGGTGAGGACGCGGTGGTGCACTGGGCGGAGCCCGGCGTGCGGCTCGTCCGCCAAGGGGCGACCCATCCGCCGATCCGGTCACCGGAGGTGGCCATGAGCGCCCCGCCGATCGTCGTCGACGCGGATCCCGCCGCGTGCCTCGATCCGGCTGACGCGGCGAAGGATCTGTGCCGCAAGGGATTACCGTTTCTGTTCTGCACCGACCCGGGCAACGGCCGCGGCGGGCTGCTGTACCGGCGGCACGACGGCGATCTGGCGCTCGTGGTACCCGCCTGA
- a CDS encoding antibiotic biosynthesis monooxygenase, with the protein MIVEHALLPVRPERAAEFEAAFAAARPIIASMPGFRSLSLARGVESPGSYLLRVEWDHLDDHVTGFRGSPEYQRWKDLLHHFYDPFPVVEHFTPVPLTAAEDACVASPSTRPAVTARPGQPQ; encoded by the coding sequence ATGATCGTCGAACACGCCCTGCTGCCGGTTCGCCCCGAGCGCGCCGCCGAGTTCGAGGCCGCCTTCGCCGCGGCGCGGCCGATCATCGCGAGCATGCCCGGCTTCCGGTCGCTGTCGCTGGCGCGCGGCGTCGAGTCGCCGGGCAGTTATCTGCTCCGGGTGGAATGGGACCATCTCGACGATCACGTCACCGGATTCCGCGGCTCTCCGGAATATCAGCGCTGGAAGGACTTGTTGCACCACTTCTACGACCCGTTCCCGGTGGTCGAGCACTTCACGCCGGTGCCGCTGACCGCGGCCGAGGACGCCTGCGTCGCGTCGCCCTCGACCAGACCTGCGGTTACGGCGCGGCCTGGGCAACCCCAGTAG
- a CDS encoding GAF domain-containing sensor histidine kinase: protein MTDLTPHLPSTVLDTLRAIVRTATRLVDARYGALGVRGHDRQLVEFIFQGIDDTTPIHIGRSPEGQGVLGLLFLHPEPIRLDDLSKHPASVGFPTHHPPMGSFLGVPVRIGEEIFGNLYLTEKAGGQPFTDDDEAIVLALAAAAGIAIENARLYESARTRQAWIEATRDIATEFLAGTAPDLVLAQVVARARALTGSEQALLAVVAPATPPDEATELVVAQWFGPGAGPQRVRIAGTATGTAFTERAPVQVADAGSVDLGAPVGSAGPALVLPLQTADLMLGVLIIVRPPGCPPYPGELVELTAAFTDQAALAMQLAETQRRMRELDVLADRDRIARDLHDHVVQRLFAIGLGLRATAARTDDPEVRQRLSAEMDGLQEVVQEIRTSIFDLHGGDPLRRRLEDAIRQQTADGAFRTSVRFSGPLSVVGDALADHAEAVVRESVSNAVRHSGGNRLAVEITVDDELTVLVEDNGTGMPADVTPSGLANLTQRASMSDGRCTVGPAEGGGTRVHWSAPLA from the coding sequence ATGACGGACCTCACCCCGCACCTTCCGTCAACGGTGCTCGACACCCTGCGCGCCATCGTGCGCACGGCCACCCGCCTGGTCGATGCCCGCTACGGCGCGCTCGGCGTCCGCGGACACGATCGCCAGCTGGTCGAATTCATCTTCCAGGGCATCGACGACACGACACCGATCCACATCGGCCGCTCCCCCGAGGGACAGGGCGTCCTGGGACTGCTGTTCCTACATCCGGAACCGATCCGGCTGGACGATCTGTCGAAGCATCCCGCCTCCGTGGGTTTTCCGACCCACCATCCTCCGATGGGCAGCTTTCTCGGCGTCCCGGTGCGGATCGGCGAGGAGATATTCGGCAATCTCTACCTCACCGAGAAGGCGGGTGGGCAGCCGTTCACCGACGACGACGAGGCCATCGTGCTGGCGCTGGCCGCCGCGGCCGGTATCGCCATCGAGAACGCCAGGCTGTACGAGTCCGCGCGGACCAGGCAGGCCTGGATCGAGGCGACCCGCGACATCGCGACCGAGTTCCTCGCCGGCACTGCACCGGACCTGGTGCTCGCGCAGGTGGTCGCGCGCGCCCGCGCGCTGACCGGCTCGGAGCAGGCGCTGCTGGCCGTGGTCGCGCCGGCGACGCCGCCCGACGAAGCGACCGAACTCGTTGTCGCGCAATGGTTCGGCCCCGGAGCGGGCCCGCAGCGGGTACGTATCGCGGGCACCGCCACCGGCACGGCGTTCACCGAGCGCGCGCCGGTGCAGGTCGCCGATGCCGGGTCGGTCGATCTCGGCGCTCCGGTCGGCTCGGCGGGGCCCGCACTGGTGCTGCCGTTGCAGACCGCCGATCTCATGCTCGGCGTGCTGATCATCGTGCGTCCGCCCGGGTGTCCCCCGTACCCCGGCGAACTGGTCGAGCTGACCGCCGCGTTCACCGACCAGGCGGCGCTGGCCATGCAATTGGCCGAGACGCAGCGCAGGATGCGCGAACTGGACGTGCTCGCCGACCGCGACCGCATCGCCCGTGATCTGCACGACCACGTCGTCCAGCGGCTGTTCGCCATCGGGCTCGGGCTGCGGGCCACCGCCGCGCGCACCGACGATCCGGAAGTGCGGCAACGACTTTCGGCCGAGATGGACGGTTTGCAGGAGGTCGTGCAGGAGATCCGCACGTCGATCTTCGACCTGCACGGCGGTGACCCGCTGCGGCGGCGGCTCGAGGACGCGATCCGCCAGCAGACCGCCGACGGCGCGTTCCGCACGAGCGTGCGCTTCTCCGGACCGCTGTCGGTCGTGGGCGACGCCCTCGCCGATCACGCCGAAGCCGTGGTGCGCGAATCGGTCAGCAACGCGGTGCGCCATTCCGGTGGGAACAGACTGGCCGTCGAGATCACCGTCGACGACGAGCTGACCGTCCTCGTCGAGGACAACGGCACGGGCATGCCCGCGGACGTGACGCCGAGCGGACTGGCCAACCTCACGCAGCGCGCGAGCATGTCCGACGGCCGATGCACGGTGGGTCCGGCCGAGGGCGGCGGCACCAGAGTGCACTGGTCCGCGCCGCTGGCCTAG
- a CDS encoding 3-oxoacyl-ACP synthase, producing the protein MTIAGIGAITGYGWGRERLWEGLLSGKSAASLQRGYGPGRDEDAWVALVPDGGDPEVSPSRYGRAVHEAAREAVADARDRGWRPGRTVGLLHAIVLGDVVNWRDFYLVDGGDRRSRDYLRLLPSTPVSMLTQEFGFHGPAMNVSAACSSANVALITAKLWLDAGMADDVLFVATDLSATPDMVESFVRLGAAITDAEPLDACRPFQQGSRGFSMGEASVAFVLTRSADRPYAAVLGGAMSNDGYHVVSVDPTHEHILDCTRRALADAGVAAGDVRYFNAHGTGTRQCDVAEHHLLEHLFADRPHIYAVKPLAGHCQGAAAAVEVAVAALGYDRGIVPAAPIVAPAHPRLLDGPAPFEGGLTAKLSLGMGGNNSVVVLGAA; encoded by the coding sequence ATGACCATCGCCGGGATCGGCGCGATCACCGGGTACGGGTGGGGACGTGAGCGATTGTGGGAAGGCTTGCTCAGCGGCAAGTCGGCGGCATCGCTGCAACGCGGCTACGGCCCCGGGCGCGACGAGGACGCGTGGGTCGCGCTGGTCCCCGACGGCGGGGACCCCGAGGTGAGCCCCAGCCGCTACGGACGCGCCGTGCACGAGGCCGCGCGGGAGGCCGTCGCGGACGCGCGCGACCGCGGCTGGCGGCCCGGCCGCACCGTCGGGCTGCTGCACGCCATCGTGCTCGGCGACGTGGTGAACTGGCGCGATTTCTACCTCGTCGACGGGGGCGATCGCCGGTCCAGGGACTACCTGCGGCTGCTGCCGTCCACGCCGGTCTCGATGCTGACGCAGGAGTTCGGTTTCCACGGTCCGGCCATGAACGTCTCCGCCGCGTGCAGCTCCGCCAACGTCGCGCTGATCACCGCGAAACTCTGGCTGGACGCGGGCATGGCCGACGACGTGCTCTTCGTGGCGACCGACCTGTCGGCCACCCCGGACATGGTGGAGAGTTTCGTCCGGCTCGGCGCCGCGATCACCGACGCCGAACCGCTGGACGCGTGCCGGCCCTTCCAGCAGGGCAGCCGCGGGTTCAGCATGGGGGAGGCCTCGGTCGCGTTCGTCCTGACCCGTTCGGCCGATCGGCCGTATGCCGCGGTACTCGGCGGAGCCATGTCCAACGACGGCTACCACGTCGTCTCGGTCGACCCGACGCACGAGCACATCCTCGACTGCACCCGCCGCGCGCTCGCCGACGCGGGCGTCGCCGCCGGGGACGTGCGCTATTTCAACGCGCACGGCACCGGAACCCGCCAGTGCGATGTCGCCGAACACCATCTGCTCGAGCATTTGTTCGCCGACCGCCCGCACATCTACGCGGTGAAGCCGCTGGCCGGTCATTGCCAAGGGGCCGCGGCCGCCGTCGAGGTGGCGGTGGCCGCGCTCGGCTACGACCGGGGCATCGTGCCCGCGGCCCCGATCGTCGCGCCCGCGCATCCGCGGCTGCTGGACGGCCCGGCGCCGTTCGAAGGCGGCCTCACCGCGAAGCTCTCCCTCGGCATGGGCGGCAACAATTCCGTCGTGGTGCTCGGCGCCGCCTGA
- a CDS encoding diguanylate cyclase produces MGDDKLAAAVDAAEQLAARYRSLVEHTPDGICVHERGVVVYVNPATVRLLAAENAEEVVGRPLTDFVHPASVPSMLDRISTLTTAGAASAPTEMTLMRVDGGTVPVETVSVLTAWHDRLAYQVVIHDLTAQRHAEAAQRKAEHYFTTVVSQLEEGVVVIDPEGRIESMNPAAKRIFGTEGPDGHVIGRTIQSLPLVLLDANAQPLPPSRHPVARTLATGETITGYVFGVDRVDGQRRWLSGSSRLLNPGDPRSSAVSSFADITEFRASRRQLEYQATHDSLTGLANRSLILSQLAAALASTDELLPVSTVLFIDLDGFKAINDTLGHAIGDTVLQIVAQRLQRALRGDDIVGRLGGDEFLVLLSGRTRRVDIEALVNRLRCTMAEPIIARGHRIEVNASIGVTELRAGDRRSPEAVLHDADLAMYRAKPPGHREGAVTKGRRPNSTHAS; encoded by the coding sequence GTGGGTGACGACAAGCTTGCCGCCGCGGTCGACGCCGCCGAACAGCTGGCCGCGCGTTACCGCTCCCTGGTCGAACACACCCCGGACGGGATCTGCGTGCACGAGCGCGGCGTGGTGGTCTACGTCAACCCCGCGACCGTCCGCCTGCTCGCCGCCGAGAACGCCGAGGAGGTCGTCGGCCGTCCGCTGACCGACTTCGTCCACCCCGCTTCCGTCCCCTCGATGCTCGATCGGATCAGCACCCTCACCACCGCGGGCGCGGCCTCGGCGCCCACCGAGATGACGCTGATGCGGGTGGACGGCGGCACGGTCCCCGTTGAGACGGTGTCGGTGCTGACCGCCTGGCACGACCGCCTCGCCTACCAGGTGGTCATCCACGACCTCACCGCCCAGCGCCACGCCGAAGCCGCGCAGCGCAAGGCCGAGCACTACTTCACCACGGTCGTCTCCCAGTTGGAGGAGGGCGTGGTGGTGATCGATCCGGAAGGCCGGATCGAGTCGATGAATCCGGCGGCCAAGCGCATCTTCGGCACCGAAGGGCCCGACGGGCACGTGATCGGCCGCACCATCCAGTCGCTGCCGCTGGTGCTGCTGGACGCGAACGCCCAGCCGCTGCCGCCGAGCCGCCATCCGGTGGCGCGCACCCTGGCCACGGGCGAGACCATCACCGGCTACGTCTTCGGGGTCGACCGGGTGGACGGTCAGCGCCGCTGGTTGTCGGGCAGCAGCCGCCTGCTCAATCCCGGCGACCCGCGCTCGTCGGCGGTGTCCTCCTTCGCCGACATCACCGAATTCCGCGCCAGCAGAAGGCAGCTGGAGTACCAGGCCACGCACGACTCGCTCACCGGGCTGGCCAACCGTTCGCTGATCCTGTCCCAGCTGGCCGCCGCGCTGGCCAGTACCGATGAACTGTTGCCGGTGTCCACCGTGCTGTTCATCGACCTGGACGGGTTCAAGGCGATCAACGACACGCTCGGGCACGCCATCGGCGACACCGTGCTGCAGATCGTGGCCCAGCGTTTGCAGCGCGCGCTGCGCGGTGACGACATCGTCGGCAGGCTGGGCGGCGACGAGTTCCTGGTGCTGTTGTCCGGCCGCACCCGGCGCGTCGACATCGAAGCGCTGGTGAACAGACTGCGCTGCACCATGGCCGAGCCGATCATCGCGCGCGGGCACCGGATCGAGGTCAACGCCTCGATCGGCGTCACCGAACTGCGTGCGGGCGACCGGCGCAGCCCAGAGGCCGTGCTGCACGACGCGGACCTGGCGATGTACCGGGCGAAGCCGCCCGGTCACCGAGAAGGGGCCGTCACCAAGGGCCGCAGGCCCAACAGCACCCACGCGTCCTGA